One genomic window of Vibrio ziniensis includes the following:
- the mshL gene encoding pilus (MSHA type) biogenesis protein MshL translates to MRNMIISVVMVSLVGCSMGHRDPVEAKQSLNQAINEANSRNLDTLPASVEADLMPDIDGTVVASDQNLKRFRIQANGVQAKAFFASLVKGTEYSAAIHPAVEGKVTVNLSEVTLDEALDVVRDLYGYQIEKVGKVIQVYPAGLRTVTIPVDYLQFKRSGRSLTSVTTGTMTSTNSESNSSSSSSSNDSSNDNSKTTTTSGGTEIETTSESDFWPQLQSAVSQLIGSGQGQSVIVTPQASVITVRAYPDEIREVRRFLGISQQRMHRQVIMEAKILEVTLSDGYQQGINWTKMFTSNGTTYQVGVGDSSAISTLPGLDTIATLLGGQTNIVMSSGSFESVLSFMSTQGDLNVLSSPRVTATNNQKAVIKVGTDAYFITALSSEAGDGDNAEASTDVELTPFFSGISLDVTPQIDDKGHVLLHVHPAVIEVEEETKTFTYNNKEFSLPLAKSSIRESDSVIRAKDGDVVVIGGLMKSNTLDQTSKVPFLGDLPLLGHAFRNTSKMTQKTELVILLKPTVVGVNTWQKELERSRGLLQEWFPDSE, encoded by the coding sequence ATGCGTAATATGATAATCAGCGTTGTGATGGTGAGTTTAGTCGGCTGCTCAATGGGGCACCGTGATCCTGTAGAAGCCAAACAATCGCTGAATCAGGCTATTAATGAAGCAAATAGCCGCAACTTAGATACTCTTCCAGCGTCGGTAGAAGCGGATCTTATGCCTGATATCGATGGCACTGTGGTAGCGTCCGATCAGAATCTAAAGCGTTTTCGAATTCAGGCGAATGGTGTCCAAGCTAAAGCGTTTTTTGCTAGCTTAGTGAAAGGTACTGAGTACAGTGCTGCTATTCACCCAGCCGTAGAAGGAAAAGTGACGGTTAACTTGTCAGAAGTGACCTTAGATGAAGCGCTAGATGTGGTGCGTGATCTGTATGGCTACCAAATAGAAAAAGTGGGTAAAGTGATTCAAGTTTACCCCGCGGGTTTGCGTACCGTAACAATCCCTGTTGATTACCTGCAATTTAAGCGAAGTGGTCGCTCATTAACTTCTGTGACAACTGGAACAATGACGAGTACCAACTCAGAATCAAATAGCAGTTCATCGAGCAGTTCTAACGATAGTTCAAATGACAACAGTAAAACGACCACCACTTCTGGTGGTACAGAAATTGAGACGACCAGCGAAAGTGATTTCTGGCCACAGCTGCAATCGGCTGTCAGTCAGTTAATTGGTTCGGGACAAGGTCAAAGTGTGATTGTGACACCTCAGGCGAGCGTAATCACTGTACGCGCTTATCCTGACGAGATTCGTGAAGTTCGCCGTTTCTTGGGAATATCGCAACAGCGTATGCACCGCCAAGTGATCATGGAAGCGAAGATACTGGAAGTCACGTTAAGTGATGGCTACCAACAAGGGATTAACTGGACCAAGATGTTTACCTCGAACGGCACTACTTATCAGGTTGGTGTCGGTGATTCATCGGCAATTTCGACGCTGCCGGGACTCGATACTATTGCAACCTTGCTGGGGGGACAGACCAACATTGTTATGTCGAGCGGTAGCTTTGAATCTGTACTCAGCTTTATGTCAACTCAAGGCGATCTTAATGTCCTTTCGAGCCCTCGTGTGACAGCAACAAATAACCAAAAAGCAGTGATTAAAGTGGGGACGGACGCTTATTTTATTACCGCGTTATCAAGCGAAGCGGGAGACGGTGACAATGCGGAAGCCTCTACGGACGTCGAGCTAACGCCCTTTTTCTCGGGTATCTCTTTGGACGTAACACCACAAATTGATGATAAGGGACATGTGCTATTGCATGTACATCCAGCGGTTATCGAAGTTGAAGAAGAAACCAAAACCTTTACCTATAACAATAAAGAGTTTTCTCTACCGTTAGCAAAAAGCTCGATTCGTGAATCGGACTCAGTGATTCGCGCTAAAGATGGTGATGTGGTCGTGATCGGTGGTTTGATGAAAAGCAATACGTTAGATCAAACCTCTAAGGTTCCATTCTTAGGGGACCTTCCTCTGTTAGGTCATGCATTCCGCAACACGTCAAAAATGACACAGAAAACAGAATTGGTGATCTTGCTTAAGCCAACGGTTGTCGGTGTGAATACATGGCAAAAAGAATTGGAACGCTCACGTGGTTTACTGCAGGAGTGGTTCCCTGATTCTGAGTAA
- a CDS encoding MSHA biogenesis protein MshK, with protein MVNKTGWSLGLALFATFAVASQEQDPTAPLGWAKKEPVQKVRKVPVPELQSIVCKNNSQCYAILNDKVVEKGNSVSGYKVSNVTASQVELKQGNKSWTLKLFSLDVKK; from the coding sequence ATGGTCAATAAAACAGGATGGTCACTAGGGCTTGCGCTGTTCGCTACGTTCGCCGTTGCGAGCCAGGAACAAGATCCAACCGCTCCACTAGGTTGGGCAAAGAAAGAACCAGTTCAAAAAGTGAGAAAAGTCCCTGTACCAGAGCTACAAAGCATTGTTTGTAAAAATAATTCTCAATGTTATGCAATTCTAAATGACAAAGTGGTAGAGAAAGGCAATAGCGTGTCGGGATACAAAGTTTCAAATGTCACGGCATCTCAGGTTGAACTTAAGCAAGGTAACAAAAGTTGGACACTTAAGTTGTTCTCTTTAGATGTTAAGAAATAA
- a CDS encoding GspE/PulE family protein, with protein MQIRLRKRLGDLLVEEGIVTDEQIGQALSAQKNTGRKLGDTLIELGFLTEQQMLNFLSQQLAIPLIDLSRATVDMDAAQLLSEVHARRLRALVIGRSGDTLRVAMSDPADLFAQESLLNQLPQYSFEFVIASEKQLVDGFDRYYRRTKEIASFAEQLQAEHQVKEAFDFDIANDDSDEVTVVKLINSVFEDAIQVGASDIHIEPDSNLLRIRQRVDGVLHETILNEVGIASALVSRLKLMANLDISEKRLPQDGRFNIRAKGQSVDIRMSTMPVQYGESVVMRLLNQSSGIRELDKSGIPDELLKRFRRQLKRPHGMILVTGPTGSGKTTTLYGALSELNEVGKKIITAEDPVEYRLSRIQQVQVNSRIGLDFSSLLRTFLRQDPDIILIGEMRDQETVEIGLRAALTGHLVLSTLHTNDAVETALRLIDMGAPGYLVASAVRAVIAQRLVRKVCPDCKTHDELDEAKKQWLTVRFPNQVDTQFMRGRGCQNCNLTGYRGRIGVFEMLELEHHMMDALRSDDAIGFASAARASENYKPLLASAMELAIQGVVSFDEVMALGEGDTATTAEPIYL; from the coding sequence ATGCAAATTAGATTAAGAAAACGACTGGGGGACTTACTAGTCGAAGAAGGCATTGTTACTGACGAACAGATTGGGCAGGCGTTATCCGCCCAGAAAAATACCGGTCGTAAACTCGGTGATACCTTAATTGAGCTAGGATTTTTAACTGAACAACAGATGTTGAATTTCTTGTCTCAACAGCTGGCTATTCCTCTTATCGATTTAAGTCGTGCGACGGTAGATATGGATGCAGCGCAGCTTCTTTCGGAAGTTCATGCCCGCCGTCTGCGTGCATTAGTGATTGGTCGTAGTGGTGATACGTTACGAGTCGCCATGAGTGACCCTGCCGACTTATTTGCGCAGGAATCGTTGCTTAATCAGCTTCCTCAATACAGTTTTGAATTCGTTATCGCATCAGAAAAACAGCTGGTGGATGGTTTTGACCGTTATTACCGTCGAACGAAAGAAATTGCCTCGTTCGCTGAGCAGCTACAAGCAGAACACCAAGTTAAAGAAGCCTTTGATTTTGATATTGCTAATGACGACAGCGATGAGGTTACGGTTGTTAAGCTGATTAACTCGGTGTTTGAAGATGCTATTCAAGTTGGCGCATCTGATATTCACATCGAACCTGATTCCAACCTTTTACGTATTCGTCAACGTGTTGATGGCGTACTTCACGAAACCATTTTGAACGAGGTAGGGATTGCGTCCGCACTGGTTTCTCGCTTGAAACTGATGGCTAACCTCGATATTTCAGAAAAACGTTTACCACAAGATGGACGTTTTAATATCCGTGCTAAAGGTCAGTCAGTCGATATTCGTATGTCCACCATGCCAGTGCAATACGGTGAGTCAGTAGTTATGCGACTTTTGAATCAGTCTTCAGGTATTCGAGAGCTTGATAAATCAGGTATTCCTGACGAATTGTTGAAGCGTTTCCGACGTCAGCTTAAGCGCCCGCATGGTATGATTCTTGTAACTGGTCCAACAGGTTCTGGTAAAACAACGACTTTATATGGCGCTCTAAGTGAGCTAAACGAAGTCGGTAAAAAAATTATTACGGCGGAAGATCCGGTGGAATACCGTTTATCTCGTATTCAGCAAGTGCAAGTAAACTCGCGTATCGGGCTGGATTTTTCGTCTTTGTTGCGTACTTTCTTGCGTCAGGACCCAGACATCATCCTGATTGGTGAGATGCGTGACCAAGAGACGGTTGAGATCGGTCTAAGAGCTGCACTAACTGGTCACTTAGTTCTCAGTACATTGCACACAAACGATGCAGTAGAAACCGCTTTGCGTTTAATTGATATGGGCGCTCCTGGCTATTTGGTCGCGAGTGCCGTTCGTGCCGTTATTGCACAGCGATTAGTGCGAAAAGTATGCCCAGATTGTAAGACGCACGATGAACTGGATGAAGCGAAGAAACAATGGCTAACCGTGCGATTCCCGAATCAAGTGGACACCCAGTTCATGCGAGGTCGTGGCTGTCAAAACTGTAACCTTACGGGTTACCGAGGCCGTATCGGTGTTTTTGAAATGTTAGAACTGGAACATCACATGATGGATGCGTTGCGTTCTGACGATGCGATTGGTTTTGCCTCAGCAGCCCGAGCATCAGAAAACTATAAGCCATTGCTTGCGTCTGCTATGGAGTTGGCCATTCAAGGTGTCGTCAGTTTTGATGAAGTGATGGCATTGGGTGAAGGTGATACAGCTACGACAGCTGAGCCCATTTATCTGTAA
- a CDS encoding ExeA family protein, with amino-acid sequence MYLQHFGFTQQPFNLTPDTALFLGLDPHYEAIQTVSAALQMGEGVIKVTGEVGTGKTMVCRMLLTHLKDYVQLIYLPNPALSGDDLRVAIAAELNLDNRSQVGLVEAIQTRLIEHHNSGKRVVALLDEAQALSDDALEVLRLFGNLETERTKLLQLVLIGQPELDERLEQYHLRQFRQRITFNAKLRTLDLAETVAYIDNRLSKSGCQGRLFSLAQKKAIWKACYGTPRLINQVCHKTLLLAFYQQTQQVKNQHLYAAIHDTFDTCKPKHKVPVIWGWSH; translated from the coding sequence ATGTATTTACAACACTTTGGTTTTACTCAACAACCTTTTAATTTAACGCCTGATACCGCTTTGTTTCTGGGGCTCGACCCGCATTACGAAGCGATTCAAACCGTGAGCGCTGCGCTGCAAATGGGCGAAGGGGTGATTAAAGTCACTGGTGAGGTTGGTACCGGTAAAACCATGGTGTGTCGAATGCTTCTGACTCATCTCAAGGACTATGTACAGCTCATTTACCTGCCTAATCCGGCGTTGAGCGGAGATGATTTACGTGTCGCGATTGCGGCTGAGCTTAATCTCGATAATCGTTCACAGGTTGGCTTGGTTGAAGCGATTCAAACGCGCTTGATTGAGCACCATAACAGTGGAAAGCGAGTGGTGGCATTGCTTGATGAAGCGCAAGCGCTTTCAGATGACGCCCTCGAAGTGTTGCGATTATTTGGCAACTTAGAAACAGAACGAACCAAACTATTACAGTTAGTACTGATTGGCCAACCTGAACTTGACGAGCGGCTAGAGCAGTACCATTTAAGACAGTTTCGTCAACGAATCACATTTAATGCAAAGTTAAGAACTTTAGATTTGGCCGAAACGGTCGCCTATATAGATAACCGGCTTTCAAAATCGGGTTGTCAGGGAAGGTTATTTAGTTTGGCTCAGAAGAAAGCTATCTGGAAAGCGTGTTATGGCACTCCTCGTCTAATCAATCAGGTATGTCATAAGACTTTGTTACTTGCTTTTTATCAACAGACTCAGCAAGTAAAAAATCAACATTTGTATGCTGCTATCCATGATACGTTCGATACCTGTAAACCCAAACATAAAGTCCCAGTGATCTGGGGATGGAGTCATTGA
- a CDS encoding tetratricopeptide repeat protein: MSVMNKALAQLVDKQPSSLEEIEKAHVEPVKSRPVWVWVVAGFGLSLAVGGWAVSQQAPQVERVTLANSQTVAQPTTATTRVEPAQQLPSPTQKLNQANVVVYRSTPIEKAQPIVEVQPIVEADVDNTADTETPIAVLPEPSQPAVSKPAVVSKPIVAQPILLASNASSKSAAPTADKVSGSTESSVVIEQMDMSKEKLAEKAISRATKAMDSNDFQNAVTAYSEALRYTPENESVRQKLAALYYGKGEVRKAFDLMQRGIELNPEGESLRIALAKLLMREQQTEAALTPLAYLPESVGVEYLSLRAALAQKSKQNEIALESYQKLTEKDANNGRWWLGLAIQQERSFMLEEAKTSYQKALTKVGVSIQSQAFIRNRLEVLNHLEENNNAN; this comes from the coding sequence ATGAGTGTTATGAACAAAGCGCTGGCCCAACTCGTTGATAAGCAGCCTTCATCACTTGAAGAGATAGAAAAAGCTCATGTTGAGCCGGTTAAATCACGTCCAGTTTGGGTATGGGTAGTCGCTGGCTTTGGTTTGAGTTTAGCGGTTGGTGGTTGGGCTGTTTCGCAACAAGCACCGCAAGTTGAGAGGGTGACGCTCGCAAATTCGCAAACTGTGGCTCAGCCAACAACGGCCACAACACGAGTTGAACCAGCACAACAGCTGCCATCTCCGACACAAAAATTGAACCAAGCGAATGTTGTGGTTTATCGCTCAACTCCTATTGAAAAAGCGCAACCAATAGTAGAGGTGCAACCAATAGTGGAGGCGGATGTAGATAACACAGCGGACACGGAGACGCCGATAGCGGTGCTACCTGAGCCTAGTCAACCAGCGGTCAGTAAACCGGCTGTTGTCAGTAAGCCTATCGTTGCACAGCCTATATTGCTTGCGAGCAACGCTTCATCGAAATCTGCAGCTCCAACAGCCGACAAGGTTTCTGGATCGACTGAAAGTTCAGTCGTGATTGAACAAATGGATATGAGTAAAGAGAAACTCGCTGAAAAAGCCATTTCTCGAGCGACTAAAGCAATGGACTCAAATGATTTCCAAAATGCTGTCACTGCTTATAGCGAAGCATTACGTTACACGCCTGAAAATGAGTCTGTACGCCAAAAACTGGCTGCTTTGTATTATGGCAAAGGTGAAGTTCGCAAAGCGTTTGATTTGATGCAACGAGGCATTGAACTCAACCCTGAGGGTGAAAGTTTAAGAATAGCACTGGCAAAACTGCTGATGAGAGAGCAGCAAACAGAGGCGGCTCTGACGCCACTCGCTTATTTGCCAGAGTCCGTCGGGGTGGAATATCTTTCATTACGTGCTGCGTTAGCGCAAAAAAGTAAACAGAATGAAATTGCTTTGGAAAGCTATCAGAAGCTTACAGAGAAAGATGCTAACAATGGTCGGTGGTGGCTTGGATTAGCGATTCAGCAAGAACGCTCATTTATGTTAGAAGAGGCCAAAACTTCGTATCAAAAAGCTTTAACGAAGGTGGGGGTATCGATTCAGTCTCAGGCCTTCATTCGTAATCGACTAGAAGTACTGAATCACCTCGAGGAGAATAACAATGCAAATTAG
- the gspM gene encoding type II secretion system protein GspM, translated as MNERWQNWSQQFAERAPREKWLIALCGVVVIVLMMQTFLLDPILQQHQGDQQKLQSQMAANQRMQSEIILLQRSLAKDPDAEISKELEKLQEKSQELSMELSKVISNLVSPSQMAQLLQSVLDHSAKLKLVSLTSLPSRPINETDANAQYFLHPVRMELTGSYFAIRDYLRALESLPVKYYWRSFQYQVETYPNAQLVLEVYTLGTREEFIGG; from the coding sequence ATGAACGAACGCTGGCAAAACTGGAGTCAACAGTTCGCAGAAAGAGCGCCTCGAGAAAAGTGGCTGATTGCGTTATGTGGCGTGGTCGTGATTGTGCTGATGATGCAAACATTTTTGTTAGACCCGATATTGCAGCAGCATCAAGGTGATCAACAAAAGTTGCAATCACAGATGGCGGCGAATCAACGCATGCAGAGTGAGATTATTCTCTTACAACGCAGTTTAGCGAAAGACCCCGATGCTGAGATCTCGAAAGAGTTAGAGAAACTTCAAGAGAAGAGCCAAGAGCTTTCTATGGAACTCTCAAAAGTAATCAGTAATTTAGTGTCTCCATCTCAAATGGCTCAACTGCTACAAAGTGTATTAGACCATAGCGCTAAATTGAAGTTGGTCAGCTTAACTTCTCTGCCTTCTCGTCCAATAAATGAGACAGATGCTAATGCCCAGTATTTCCTACATCCGGTTCGGATGGAACTGACTGGCAGCTATTTTGCGATTAGAGATTATTTAAGGGCGCTTGAAAGTTTACCGGTTAAGTATTATTGGCGCAGTTTCCAATACCAAGTTGAAACTTATCCAAATGCTCAATTGGTATTAGAAGTCTATACGCTCGGGACACGCGAGGAATTTATCGGTGGCTAG